CTCGCTTGTGAAATCCCCACTTTGATCGCCGATCTGAACTTTCACCATTGCCACTTGTGCTGAGTCTTGTCGAAGCATGGTGCAGGCCGAACAAATCAGACAGGGGATAAAGTTATTTCAACGCGCCGCGCAGCCCTGACAGGTAATCCTGAATCTCAGGGTCGTTATCTTTTGTCAGCTGCCAGAAAGAAAACCCGGCGATGCGGCTCTTTTGCAGCAGCGCCATCTTTTCTGAGAAAGCAACTTTGTCCATGTAGAAGGCTACCCGCTGGCAGCCCCCCGATTTGTACCACAGTGTCGGGTCTTCGTAAATTTTGTCTTCGTGTATTTCGCGAAACTTCGTGAGGTTGCGCCACGACTTTGCGCCCTTCTCGGTATCGAGAATTTTACCAATGTCGGTCGGCTGCACGCGCTTATGCACACCGCCTTTGATGCGCACCACGTCGTTGTAATAGACTGCTTTGACCGGCGCCTTGCAGTTGAGCCCCCAGTCATAACCATAGGTCGGTATCGCCATGTAGAGCTTCTCGCGCGGTATTTTGTCGCCGGCGTATTCGATAATCTCTTCGAGCCACGCGCCAGGCGCCTGCGGCCCCGGCCCGGGGTTGCGGTATTTGCGGGGATGCAGTTCGTACGCCATGATCTTTACCATGTCTGCATGCTTGCCGAGAAAAGTATAGTCATGCGTCAGCGGCCCGCGCCAGTTCTCGCGAAAATCAAGATCGATGGCTTGCTTGAGCCCGCCGCATTTTTTCTTTTTCACGGTTTCACTGTCGATGGGCGTCTTCGGGTGCACGGCGACTGACAGCAACTTGCCGCGCGCCTTGAGCTCGCCCGATAGTTTCACGATAAACTCTTCGAATTTTTCTTTTTTGCTGCACGACATGCCTTCGTAGTCGATGTCGATGCCATCGTAACCGTAGGTCTCAACCTCTTTGACGATGATACCGATGTGCTTGTCGCGTATGTCGGTTCGGCCGCCGAGACCGATCGCTTCGTTGATTTTTTCACCTGGGTTCTCCCAGCGAAAAATAGTGGGGATTATTTTCAGATTGGGATTCTTCGCCCTCAGCGCCGCCACGCGCTCCAGTTTCTGCGTATGTCCCCAGCTCGAGACCAGCTCGCCGTTGTTATTGTGCCGGCCCTTGAGAGAATAGATAAATGGGTGCAACTGATCATAAAGATGCGCATACTGCAGCATCACATTGTAGTCGAATGACCAGCTTGAAGCCTTGAGCGGCCCTGTTGGCCCCGTGTCTTCGGCGGGCTTCTTTGCATCAACCCCCGGCGCCTTCTCAATATGCACCTGCGGGTTACTGTGGGCCTGGCGCAAAGCAAGCGGCACGCCAATGAGTAAAGCGACGGCAAGCCCCGAAAGGCCGAGAAACAGTTTTTTCTTTCGCGCAAGCGGATTGTTTTCTGTACTTTCAGGCACCTCGCTTTGCTCAGCCTCGGCGACTGGCTCTGCTTCGGGTTTTTGCACTTGTTTCTTCTTCACTGAAGTATCCTTTAGAAATCTATCGGCAAGAAAGGTGAATGAGACTACCTGAAAACTAATTCATGGTTGCAATTTTGACTCTGCTCTGCACTTTGAAAGCGGGTGAAAGCAAGCAAGTCTAAGGCGCCGAATGCCCGCGAACTGCCGGTTCACGGCTTCACTTTTCTGACCAACCACTCGCATGTGCTGATCTCGCTGGCGGCAAATCCCGGTATTACTTTGCGCGAAGTCGCGCTCAAGGTCGGCATTACCGAACGTGCCGTTCTGGCGATTGTCAAAGATCTGCACGAAGCGGGCGTGCTGGCGATTGCGAAAAATGGCCGGCGAAATACGTACCGTATCAACCGCCAGGTGCACCTGCGGCACCCGATCGAACAGCACAAGACCGTCGGCAATCTGCTCGCCGGTATTCTCGATTCTTAAGGCCTATCTCAGTAGATCGAGACGCGTAGCCAGAAGGCCACTGAGATAGGCGTTAAATTGCGCGCGCGAGATACGTGCGCATCTTACCGATACCCTTTATCTCAATTTCACCGCGATCGACATATTCTGCCGCGTCGCCTAGCGCTTCGCGTGTTGAGCCTGTGATGTGAATTTCGCCGGCGACACCCGAAGATTCCATGCGGCTTGCGGTGTTCACGGTATCG
The sequence above is a segment of the Turneriella parva DSM 21527 genome. Coding sequences within it:
- a CDS encoding winged helix-turn-helix domain-containing protein, producing the protein MKASKSKAPNARELPVHGFTFLTNHSHVLISLAANPGITLREVALKVGITERAVLAIVKDLHEAGVLAIAKNGRRNTYRINRQVHLRHPIEQHKTVGNLLAGILDS
- a CDS encoding glycosyl hydrolase family 18 protein; its protein translation is MKKKQVQKPEAEPVAEAEQSEVPESTENNPLARKKKLFLGLSGLAVALLIGVPLALRQAHSNPQVHIEKAPGVDAKKPAEDTGPTGPLKASSWSFDYNVMLQYAHLYDQLHPFIYSLKGRHNNNGELVSSWGHTQKLERVAALRAKNPNLKIIPTIFRWENPGEKINEAIGLGGRTDIRDKHIGIIVKEVETYGYDGIDIDYEGMSCSKKEKFEEFIVKLSGELKARGKLLSVAVHPKTPIDSETVKKKKCGGLKQAIDLDFRENWRGPLTHDYTFLGKHADMVKIMAYELHPRKYRNPGPGPQAPGAWLEEIIEYAGDKIPREKLYMAIPTYGYDWGLNCKAPVKAVYYNDVVRIKGGVHKRVQPTDIGKILDTEKGAKSWRNLTKFREIHEDKIYEDPTLWYKSGGCQRVAFYMDKVAFSEKMALLQKSRIAGFSFWQLTKDNDPEIQDYLSGLRGALK